From the genome of Nakamurella flavida:
GCAGCAGGGTTGCTGTGCTGGCCGGGCCGACGGCGGGTCCCTCCCCGACACCGCCGGGGAGGGGACGGCGACCACCCGACCCGCACCGGTCGGTGGCCCTCAGCGCGTGCCGTGCGGGTGAGGCCGGGAATGCTGGCCGCCGCCGCTGGGGCAGGTCTCTGGACGCTGGCCGGGGTGGCGCCGGCCGCGGCCGGCGCCGCCGCGGTGTGGACGACGGCAACGCTGGTGCGCAGGGCGCTGGACGCCCGCCGCACCGGGAGGGAGCGCACGGATCTCGTTGCCGCACTGGGCATGGTGACGCGGGATCTGCAGGCCGGTGCCCCGCCGGTCCGGGCCCTGTCGGCGGCGGCCGCGACGGGTCAGGGCGCGGCTCGGGCCGTTCTCGAGGGGGTGGCGGCGACGGCCGGCGATGTGACAGGACCGGGTCGCACTCCCTCCGGTTCCGTCCGGCAGGTGGTGGGGGAGCGCCTGTCCGCGTGCTGGGCGGTCTCCCACCGGCACGGTCTTCCGCTGGCGCGGTTGGTCGAGGCCCTCCGGGTCGATCTGCAGTCCGAGGTGGATCGGATCGAGGCGCGGAACGCGGAAGCCGCCGGTCCCCGGCTGTCCGGGCATCTGCTCGCGGCCCTGCCCGCCCTGGGGCTGCTACTCGGGGCCGGCATGGGAGCGGACCCGATCCGGGTGCTCACGGCGACGACGGTGGGTCAACTCCTGCTGGTCGGTGGGGTGCTGCTGACGTGCGTGGGCCTGCTCTGGACCGACCGGCTCGTCGCCGGCCCGGGCCGGCGGTGACCGGGTCCGGCGCGGCGCTCGTCGCTCTGCTGCTGTCGTCCGCTCTACTGGTGCTGCCGGACCGACCGCGGGGCCTCGTCGCCGGGCGGACCGGCAGGGGGCGGAGCTCGCCCCGCATCCGCGGCCCCGTCGGACGCGGCCTGCTCGCCGCCGCCGGGGTGGCCGGCGCCGGGCTGCTCGTCGTCCCCGGGCAGTGGTGGGTGGTGCTCCCGCTCGCCGCGGCCGCGGGCGGTTGGGTGGCGCGGAGCGCGGGCCGGGCGACCCCGGTCGAGTCGGCCGCCCAGCGGTCCTGGCTGGTGACCCACGGGGAAGTGCTGGCGGCCTGTCTGGAATCCGGTCTGGCGATGTCGGCGGCGTTGACCGCCGCCGGCACGGTGGCCACCCGCGGGACGGACCCGTCCGATCTCCCCCCGCCCGGTGGGCCCGGGCAATCACCCGGAGGGCGGGGCGGTCATCCGGCCGTCGTCCTCGACGCGGTCGCGGCGATGCTGGCCCTCGGAGCCGCCGCGGACACCGCCTGGCGTCCGGCCGACGCCGATCCCCGCCTGGCCGATCTGGCCGGCGCCGCGCGACGTTCCGCCGACGGCGGCTCGGCGCTCGCCCGGGCCGTTCGGGAGCACGTGACCGCCCTCCGCGGGGAATCGGCGGCGGCGGACCGACGCGCCGCCGGCCGCAGCGGCGTCGTCATCACCGCTCCGCTCGGGCTCTGCTTCCTGCCCGCCTTCCTGTGCCTCGGGCTGGCCCCGGTCGTCCTGGGCCTGTTCGGCGGACTGCACCTGTTCTGAGGGACCAGGTGCAATCCGGTTCGCCGGTGCGCCGGCCCGCGGGACGGGCCGGCGGTCCGGTTGCCCTTGGCATTCGGTTACCCGGTGGTTTGGTCGGACCCACGGGCAGCGGGCGTCCGGCATCCCGTCCCCGATCGGGCATGGTCCCGTGGTGATCCATCGAATGCCGTTGTGATGCAGCAGTTGTCCCCATGTCCGTTACCCGTGCACACCCGGCCACCGGCAGGCCCGGCGACGTCGGGTGTCGACCAGGCTCGAGGTCGGGCCCGACGACGCGGCCCCAGTCGACAGAGGAGCCGAAACATGAGCCTGCACACCGTCCGTCCGGCCGAGAGCGTGCCGTGCCGATCCACCGGGCGGGGTCGGGGCGCCGTGCCGTCCGTCATGGCCGGGTCCCCGGGCTCACCTCCGGCCCCCAGCCCGGAGCCAGAGAAGCCCGGTCCTGACGGAGGTGGCGCCGGGTCCCACGCCGAGGGGGTGGGCACGCGCCCGATCGCCGACGGTGGGCGACCCCGTACCGCCGGCCGGGCACGGGCCTACCGGGCCGATCCCGAGCTCGACCTGGCCGATGCCGGGATGAGCACCGTCGAGTACGCGGTCGGCACCGTGGTGGCCGCCGCCTTCGCCGCGGTCCTCTACAAGATCGTCACCGGCGACTCGGTGGTCGCCGGTCTCACCGCCCTGGTGCGTTCGGCGCTGGACACCGCCTTCTGATGTCCGCCCGCCGCCACCCGCGCCCACCGGGACCGGGGCCGTCACCGGTGCGGAGAACGGTGATCCACCCCGGGGATCGCGGCGGGGTCACGGTCGAGGCCGCGATCGGCCTCTCCGCGGTCATGGTGGTGTTGATGTGCTGCTTGAGCGGGATCGCCGTTCTCACGGCGCATCTGCGCTGTCAGGACGCCGCCCAGGAGGCGGCCAGGCTCGCCGGCCGTGGCGACGACGCAGCGGCCCGGGCCGCGGTGACCGCCCTGGCACCGGACGGTGCCACCGTGTCCTTCACGCAGGACGGCGATCTGGTCGTCGTCACCGTCCGGGCGCCCGCACCGGGCGGAGTGCTGCCCATCGGTCCGCTGCATGCCTCGGCGGTCGCCGCCCGCGAGGACGGGGTCGCCGGGTGAACAGGTTCGGGTGGAGACAGGGTCGGCGTCGGGCGTGGGAGGAGGACGACGGACGGACAGACCGAGGGCGACGACGCCCGCGTCCCGGTCGGTCGACGGGGTGGGGCCGGTGGCTGCGGTGGCTGCGGTGGTCGTGGCGGCGGCCGCGGCCGGATCGTTCCGTCGAGGACGGCCCGGCCGACGGCGGGGTGAGCACCGTGCTGACCTGTGCGGTCGCGGCGGTTCTGGTCGCCGTCACCGTGGTGGTGATCGGCCTGGCGGCGGCGATCGATGCGCGCGGTCGGGCGGGTGGATCCGCCGATCTTGCCGCCCTCGCCGCGGCCGGGCAGGCTCTGTCCGGATCGGAGATCGCCTGCGCCACAGCAGGTCGGGTGGCCACGGCGAACGGCGCACGGATGGTGTCCTGCCGGGTGGCGGGGCTGTGGGTGTGGATCACCACCAGTGTGCAGGTCGAGGTGGGTCTGCTCGACGGGGCCGCCACCGGGCATGCCCTGGCCGGACCCGTGGGCGAGGTCGTCGGGTGACGCGGGTCGTCAGTCCTGGTGTCGAGCCGCGTAGTCCTCGAAAGGTGCGGTGGGGTGCGGATGTTCGCCCTGGACGCCGGGCAGGGCTCGGTCGGCAGGGGCGGCTGCGTACTCGCCGTAGAAGGTCGCCAGGGCCATGTAGCGCCCGCCGTCCTCGTAGTGCTCGCCCTCCTGCTCCCGGGTGGCGGCGAACACCACCTTCTCCGGCTCGGCGTAATAGAGCGCGCCGAGGCACATCGGGCACGGATAGGCCGTGACGTAGACGTCGCACCCGTGCAGGTCGGTGCGGCCGGCCGCGGCCAGTGCGCGGATGGCGGCGATCTCGGCATGGGCGGTCTTGTCGCCGCTTTGGACGACCTGGTTGGTGGACTCCTGCAGCACCTCGCCGGTGGTGGCGTCGACGACGAGGCACGCGAACGGCTTTCCGCCGTCGGCCACGTTGCGCCGGGCCAGGTCCACGGACCGGGCCACCAGATCGGGACGGGGGACAGCGTTCTCGCTCATCCCTGCAGCGTACGTCTGGCCCCTCCGGCGGCCGGGGTGGAGCGGGAGGGTGGGGCGGGCAGATCGGCGAGTGTCCGCACCATCAGGTCCAGCACGGCCACGGCGCCGGCCTTGTGCAGGGGGTCGTTGCCGTTGCCGCACTTGGGCGACTGCACGCAGCTCGGGCACCCGGTGGGGCACGAGCAACCGTCGACGGCGTCCCGGACGGCGGTGAGCCAGGCCGCGAGGACGTCGTGTCCACGATCGGCGAACCCGGCCCCGCCGGGATAGCCGTCGTACACGATCACGGT
Proteins encoded in this window:
- a CDS encoding DUF4244 domain-containing protein; this translates as MGTRPIADGGRPRTAGRARAYRADPELDLADAGMSTVEYAVGTVVAAAFAAVLYKIVTGDSVVAGLTALVRSALDTAF
- a CDS encoding Rv3654c family TadE-like protein; this encodes MSTVLTCAVAAVLVAVTVVVIGLAAAIDARGRAGGSADLAALAAAGQALSGSEIACATAGRVATANGARMVSCRVAGLWVWITTSVQVEVGLLDGAATGHALAGPVGEVVG
- a CDS encoding deaminase; translated protein: MSENAVPRPDLVARSVDLARRNVADGGKPFACLVVDATTGEVLQESTNQVVQSGDKTAHAEIAAIRALAAAGRTDLHGCDVYVTAYPCPMCLGALYYAEPEKVVFAATREQEGEHYEDGGRYMALATFYGEYAAAPADRALPGVQGEHPHPTAPFEDYAARHQD
- a CDS encoding type II secretion system F family protein, with amino-acid sequence MTGSGAALVALLLSSALLVLPDRPRGLVAGRTGRGRSSPRIRGPVGRGLLAAAGVAGAGLLVVPGQWWVVLPLAAAAGGWVARSAGRATPVESAAQRSWLVTHGEVLAACLESGLAMSAALTAAGTVATRGTDPSDLPPPGGPGQSPGGRGGHPAVVLDAVAAMLALGAAADTAWRPADADPRLADLAGAARRSADGGSALARAVREHVTALRGESAAADRRAAGRSGVVITAPLGLCFLPAFLCLGLAPVVLGLFGGLHLF
- a CDS encoding TadE family type IV pilus minor pilin, translated to MIHPGDRGGVTVEAAIGLSAVMVVLMCCLSGIAVLTAHLRCQDAAQEAARLAGRGDDAAARAAVTALAPDGATVSFTQDGDLVVVTVRAPAPGGVLPIGPLHASAVAAREDGVAG